A single region of the Actinomycetota bacterium genome encodes:
- a CDS encoding ATP-binding protein: MRDIGRGISPEELDSVFDEFYQVRNPDAGNTAGTGLGLPVSAHLAELLCGALEARSTLGEGSVFTLELPREGPTPDGSHTANRSETV; the protein is encoded by the coding sequence GTGCGAGACATCGGCCGAGGCATCTCTCCCGAGGAGCTCGACAGCGTGTTCGACGAGTTCTACCAGGTGAGGAACCCCGATGCAGGCAACACCGCGGGAACCGGCCTCGGCCTACCTGTTTCGGCGCACCTTGCTGAGTTGCTCTGCGGCGCTCTTGAGGCCCGTAGCACCCTCGGTGAGGGTTCGGTCTTCACGCTGGAGCTGCCCCGTGAGGGACCGACGCCCGACGGATCACACACAGCAAACAGGTCCGAGACTGTGTGA
- a CDS encoding histidine kinase dimerization/phospho-acceptor domain-containing protein, translating into MGRAGLSAIIWLPSSFAPDKPTPVWPWIVTTAVAMLGAIFLVVLELSTTLVVLEDKKRELEEYHTHLERLVTERTAELETAGRAKSEFLSAMSHELRTPLNSIIGFSGILAQGLAGPMNDEQLKQTGMISNSGKHMLGLINQILDLSKIEAGQVTLSPEVVDIAEVVGRLVATLLPAADAKGLELRAQIPPGCGEIVADKMRFEQILLNLLSNAVRFTSHGSATIEVDCPDKSRV; encoded by the coding sequence TTGGGGCGGGCCGGACTGTCTGCGATCATCTGGCTCCCGAGTAGTTTCGCGCCGGACAAGCCCACGCCTGTGTGGCCGTGGATAGTCACGACCGCTGTGGCAATGCTTGGGGCGATCTTCCTGGTCGTGCTGGAACTCTCCACGACACTCGTCGTCTTGGAGGACAAGAAACGAGAACTGGAAGAGTACCACACCCATCTCGAACGGCTGGTGACCGAACGCACGGCAGAACTCGAGACGGCGGGCCGAGCCAAGAGCGAATTCCTCTCGGCGATGAGCCACGAGCTGCGCACGCCGCTCAACTCGATAATCGGCTTCTCGGGAATCCTCGCACAGGGGTTGGCGGGTCCGATGAACGACGAGCAACTCAAGCAGACCGGGATGATCAGCAACTCCGGGAAGCACATGCTCGGACTCATCAATCAGATTCTCGATCTGTCGAAGATCGAGGCCGGGCAGGTGACTCTGAGCCCGGAGGTGGTCGACATCGCGGAGGTCGTCGGACGGCTCGTTGCGACCCTGCTCCCGGCGGCCGACGCGAAGGGTCTGGAGCTGCGAGCGCAAATCCCACCGGGATGCGGCGAGATCGTGGCCGACAAGATGCGGTTCGAGCAGATCCTGCTCAATCTGCTGTCGAATGCCGTGAGATTCACCTCACACGGGTCCGCGACGATCGAGGTGGATTGCCCCGACAAATCGAGGGTGTGA
- a CDS encoding ABC transporter substrate-binding protein has translation MKRLSLFLSLLMVAAMMLTACAAKDEGTSGSTSGGDDKIIIGAALCQTGIQAPLDEPALRGAQLAVDELNAKGGILGKQVELLNMDGKSDPVTVGNVAKQMIDKGAAAIIAPSDFDFGGPASREAQNAGVVGISPCASSPLYGSAALGDKQFTMSMWNTTMGAATAEYAYDKGYKSAYVITDDFIDYTKSLSRYFIVRFEELGGEVIFEDSYTQGQADVSAQLARIKALPKQPDCIYVSSYMPDLALIIRTLRESGIDVPIVGGDSYDDPALFEALGAQYGNDIVFDTHGYLSDAANPNYGAFATAYEAKFGSAPDAVWIMPGYDVVMLLATAMEEAGTTDGAEVAKAMETTEFDLLTGKLKWSDAASGHEPNKAAALVKIEGGKNVFMEWVVPEKIPAP, from the coding sequence ATGAAGAGACTCTCCCTGTTCCTCTCCCTATTGATGGTCGCGGCGATGATGCTCACCGCATGCGCCGCCAAGGACGAGGGCACTTCCGGTTCGACCTCAGGCGGAGACGATAAGATCATCATCGGCGCGGCTTTGTGTCAGACCGGTATACAGGCGCCGCTCGACGAGCCCGCTCTGCGCGGCGCGCAGCTTGCCGTCGACGAACTCAACGCCAAGGGCGGCATCCTTGGCAAGCAGGTCGAGCTGTTGAACATGGACGGCAAGAGCGACCCGGTCACGGTAGGCAACGTAGCCAAGCAGATGATCGACAAGGGTGCGGCAGCGATCATCGCTCCGAGCGACTTCGATTTCGGTGGCCCGGCCAGCCGCGAGGCGCAGAATGCCGGCGTCGTCGGCATCTCGCCGTGCGCGTCCTCTCCGCTGTACGGTTCGGCCGCTCTTGGCGACAAGCAGTTCACGATGTCCATGTGGAACACCACGATGGGCGCGGCGACTGCCGAGTACGCCTACGACAAGGGCTACAAGTCCGCGTACGTCATCACCGACGATTTCATCGACTACACCAAGAGCCTCAGCCGCTACTTCATCGTTCGCTTCGAGGAGCTCGGTGGCGAGGTCATCTTCGAGGACAGCTACACCCAGGGTCAGGCCGACGTCTCCGCGCAGCTCGCGCGCATCAAGGCGCTTCCCAAGCAGCCCGACTGCATCTACGTGTCGTCCTACATGCCGGACCTCGCGCTCATCATCCGTACACTGCGCGAGAGCGGCATCGATGTCCCGATCGTCGGTGGCGACTCCTACGACGATCCGGCGCTGTTCGAAGCGCTTGGCGCGCAGTACGGTAACGACATCGTCTTTGACACCCATGGCTACCTGTCGGACGCTGCGAACCCCAACTACGGCGCGTTCGCGACCGCCTACGAGGCGAAGTTCGGCAGCGCTCCGGATGCCGTGTGGATCATGCCTGGCTACGACGTCGTGATGTTGCTTGCGACGGCCATGGAAGAGGCCGGAACGACTGACGGCGCGGAGGTTGCTAAGGCAATGGAGACGACCGAGTTCGATTTGCTCACCGGGAAGCTCAAGTGGTCTGACGCCGCTTCCGGTCACGAGCCGAACAAGGCGGCCGCGCTCGTCAAGATCGAGGGCGGCAAGAACGTGTTCATGGAGTGGGTCGTACCTGAGAAGATCCCTGCTCCGTAG
- a CDS encoding ABC transporter ATP-binding protein, with product MEAEHNQISTLEIHNLCKSFAGLKAVDDVSFDLRTGEILGLIGPNGSGKTTLINVVTGLLRATSGTVTVDGMVTTEKPPHRVARAGLARTFQTIRLFRELTVLENVEVAAVSMGNSRRTAVPLAKELLVEMGIEEYADRLGSEIPFGHQRKLEIARALAMKPKFLLLDEPAAGLNEEESDLLLGLLRLIPERKNVGVLIVEHDMRLMMNLCDALHVLNYGRTIAHGTPEEVRCDPEVVSAYLGSSA from the coding sequence ATGGAAGCAGAGCACAACCAGATCAGCACGCTTGAGATACACAACCTGTGCAAGTCCTTCGCAGGCCTGAAAGCAGTCGACGACGTCAGTTTCGATTTGCGCACGGGCGAGATTCTTGGTCTGATCGGCCCGAACGGGTCGGGCAAGACCACACTCATCAACGTCGTGACAGGTCTCCTCCGCGCGACGAGCGGGACGGTGACCGTCGACGGCATGGTGACGACCGAGAAGCCACCACATCGTGTCGCGCGCGCCGGTCTTGCGCGCACATTCCAGACCATCCGTCTGTTCCGCGAGCTCACGGTTCTTGAGAACGTCGAGGTCGCGGCGGTCAGCATGGGCAACTCGCGTCGTACGGCCGTCCCCCTCGCCAAGGAATTGCTCGTCGAGATGGGCATCGAGGAGTACGCCGATCGCCTTGGCAGTGAGATACCCTTTGGCCATCAGCGCAAGCTGGAGATTGCACGTGCGCTCGCCATGAAACCGAAGTTCCTGCTGCTCGACGAGCCGGCCGCCGGTCTCAACGAAGAGGAGAGTGACCTGCTTCTCGGGCTGCTGAGGTTGATTCCCGAGCGCAAGAACGTCGGCGTGCTGATCGTCGAGCACGACATGCGCCTGATGATGAATCTGTGCGACGCCCTGCACGTTCTCAACTACGGCAGGACCATCGCTCACGGCACGCCGGAAGAGGTGCGCTGCGATCCAGAGGTCGTCAGTGCCTACCTCGGAAGCAGCGCATGA
- a CDS encoding ABC transporter ATP-binding protein gives MREEPMLSVTDLQASYGAITALHGISLEVNEGELVALLGTNGAGKSTTLKSICGVLRPIQGSIEFLGRSIANKKPEAILRQGISMVPEGREIFTSLTVAENLRLGAFTSFERTRYQRDLKEMFELFPILEERMNQPGGLLSGGEQQQLAIARALMSHPKLLMLDEPSLGLSPTLVDQIFELISVLRERGMTILLVEQNAERALKIADRVYVLKTGQFEFTGTPEQLSSELDIAAVYFGGSNDGTCEVTV, from the coding sequence ATGAGAGAGGAACCCATGCTCTCGGTCACGGATCTGCAAGCTTCATACGGTGCGATTACCGCACTTCACGGAATCTCGCTCGAGGTCAACGAGGGTGAACTTGTGGCTCTCCTTGGCACGAACGGCGCGGGCAAGTCGACCACGCTCAAGTCGATTTGCGGCGTTCTGCGCCCGATCCAAGGCTCGATCGAGTTCCTTGGCAGGAGCATCGCTAACAAGAAGCCCGAGGCTATCCTCCGGCAGGGCATCTCGATGGTGCCGGAGGGACGCGAGATCTTCACAAGCCTCACCGTGGCGGAGAATTTGCGGCTCGGCGCGTTCACCTCGTTCGAACGCACGCGCTACCAGCGGGATCTGAAGGAGATGTTCGAGCTCTTTCCGATCCTCGAGGAGCGTATGAACCAGCCCGGCGGTCTGCTTTCGGGCGGCGAACAGCAGCAGCTGGCCATCGCGCGGGCGCTCATGAGTCATCCGAAGCTTCTCATGCTAGATGAGCCGTCGCTCGGTCTGTCGCCGACGCTCGTTGACCAGATCTTCGAGCTCATCTCGGTGTTGCGCGAACGTGGCATGACGATCCTGCTCGTGGAACAGAACGCCGAGCGGGCACTCAAGATCGCCGACCGCGTCTACGTGCTCAAGACCGGGCAGTTCGAGTTCACGGGCACACCCGAGCAACTATCGAGCGAACTGGATATCGCCGCGGTCTACTTCGGCGGCAGCAACGACGGAACGTGCGAGGTGACCGTGTGA
- a CDS encoding branched-chain amino acid ABC transporter permease encodes MSGEFVINTLSLGSLYALMALGLVFVYGILKLVNFAYGEYIMVAGYTMFVLGLYTSTPWWATMIAAVLFAALTSYLTELVAFRPVRTKSMTAMLVTSFAISVLLQNAVLLIVSPRARAVALPAAFNASVSVFGVVTPLRNVATIVTTVVLLSGLTLLMKYTVLGIAMRAAADKFTTTRLMGVQANLVISVAFLISGFLAGVVAIFWVGRSASVDPLVGAAPLLIAFIATVMGGMNSLLGAVAGGYVYGLLFNVLSITLPASMVNYRDAFMFVIVILFLLFKPEGLIRGSYTEERVG; translated from the coding sequence GTGAGCGGCGAGTTTGTAATCAACACACTCAGCCTCGGGAGCCTCTACGCTCTCATGGCTCTCGGGCTGGTGTTCGTGTACGGCATCCTAAAGCTCGTGAACTTCGCGTATGGCGAGTACATCATGGTCGCCGGGTACACGATGTTCGTGCTCGGGCTGTACACGAGCACACCATGGTGGGCGACGATGATTGCGGCCGTGTTATTCGCGGCGCTGACCAGCTACTTGACGGAACTCGTGGCATTTCGGCCGGTGCGTACGAAGTCGATGACCGCCATGCTCGTCACTTCGTTCGCGATCAGCGTTCTGCTCCAGAACGCGGTGCTCCTCATCGTGTCGCCGCGGGCGCGGGCGGTGGCCTTGCCGGCAGCGTTCAACGCGTCGGTCTCGGTCTTCGGCGTGGTTACGCCCCTGCGCAACGTGGCGACCATCGTGACCACGGTCGTGCTGCTGAGCGGGCTTACGTTGCTCATGAAGTACACGGTGCTTGGCATCGCGATGCGTGCGGCGGCAGACAAGTTCACGACCACGCGACTCATGGGCGTGCAGGCCAACCTCGTCATTTCGGTGGCCTTCCTCATCAGCGGCTTTCTCGCGGGAGTCGTCGCGATCTTCTGGGTCGGACGGTCGGCCTCGGTCGACCCGCTCGTTGGGGCGGCCCCGCTGCTCATCGCCTTCATCGCGACTGTCATGGGCGGTATGAACTCGCTCCTTGGAGCGGTCGCGGGTGGGTACGTGTACGGTCTGCTCTTCAACGTCCTGAGCATCACGCTGCCCGCGTCGATGGTCAACTACCGCGACGCCTTCATGTTCGTGATCGTGATCCTATTCCTGCTGTTCAAGCCCGAGGGCTTGATACGGGGCTCCTATACCGAGGAGCGTGTCGGATGA
- a CDS encoding branched-chain amino acid ABC transporter permease: MSSRRTVLDMLRERSTMLGLIAVLVAGAFVITAVAPRVFADVYTYFCVSVMMVLGLQMFMGNSGILNWTYVGFVGIGAFVASIMSTPSSVKSMGVPNMYPVLVDLQMPILPALFVGALVAAAIAAVIAWPLMRLSDAVGVITLFATLIVIHVIMTQWDNVTNGPRTFFGVPFFTTLPIAVAGACLTLVAAHIFRESGLGLRLRASRDDRHAAKAIGINVVAVRYFSFVSSSFVAGLAGGLWAHYITSFSPKSFYIIEAFLLLTMLVVGGSGSISGAVTGTAIVTVMRELLRQLEGYLNNSGVISFEVYGLTELAVAILLVIILIWRPEGIIGGREIRLPFLRKK, translated from the coding sequence ATGAGTTCACGACGAACCGTCCTCGATATGCTTCGGGAGCGCTCGACCATGCTCGGTCTGATCGCCGTGCTGGTCGCCGGAGCGTTCGTGATCACCGCCGTTGCCCCGCGGGTGTTTGCGGATGTCTACACTTACTTCTGCGTGAGCGTGATGATGGTGCTCGGCTTGCAGATGTTCATGGGCAACTCCGGGATTCTGAACTGGACCTATGTGGGATTCGTGGGCATCGGGGCCTTCGTTGCCTCGATCATGTCGACGCCGTCCTCGGTCAAGTCGATGGGCGTGCCCAACATGTACCCGGTCCTCGTTGACCTGCAGATGCCGATCCTGCCTGCGCTGTTCGTGGGTGCGCTCGTGGCCGCCGCGATCGCGGCTGTGATCGCGTGGCCGCTCATGCGACTGTCCGACGCGGTCGGCGTCATCACGTTGTTCGCGACACTGATCGTAATCCACGTGATCATGACGCAGTGGGACAACGTCACGAACGGGCCGCGCACGTTCTTTGGCGTGCCGTTCTTCACGACGCTTCCAATCGCGGTGGCGGGTGCGTGTCTGACGCTCGTTGCCGCGCACATCTTCAGGGAGTCGGGTCTTGGCCTGCGCCTGCGGGCATCGCGCGACGACCGGCATGCGGCCAAGGCGATCGGCATCAACGTGGTCGCGGTGCGCTACTTCTCGTTCGTGTCGAGCTCGTTCGTGGCCGGCCTGGCCGGCGGGCTCTGGGCGCACTACATCACATCGTTCTCGCCCAAGTCGTTCTACATCATCGAGGCGTTCTTGCTGCTCACGATGCTTGTGGTTGGCGGTTCAGGCAGTATCTCGGGAGCGGTGACTGGCACGGCGATCGTCACCGTCATGCGCGAGCTGCTGCGCCAGCTCGAGGGCTACCTCAACAACTCCGGCGTGATCTCGTTCGAGGTCTACGGGCTGACCGAGTTGGCCGTCGCCATTCTGCTCGTGATCATCCTGATATGGCGACCAGAAGGCATCATCGGCGGCCGGGAGATCCGGCTTCCGTTCCTCCGTAAGAAGTAG
- a CDS encoding acetamidase/formamidase family protein, giving the protein MNELTRDKAFFAFSPEVAPVLKVKQAEEIRLQTHDCFSGQLKTAADTLETLDWSITNPATGPVYIEDTKPGDLLRIDLLEVKATGPSVMVAVPGVGGMGDMITEMETTILTHTEDTVIFKDLIEVKQNPMLGVIGVAPAEGEIPNSTPGSHGGNMDCTLVTTGASLYLTVGVEGALFGCGDMHAVMGDGEVIICGAETPGEVRLTAQVVAIPGLPTPLIENDEIVAVIASAETVDEAYKDALKLMLGFLSDVAGMPLNDAAMLMSLVGNLKFCQIVDPLMTVRFEFPKSVLAKYGFVMPR; this is encoded by the coding sequence ATGAATGAACTGACCCGCGACAAGGCATTCTTCGCGTTCTCGCCCGAGGTCGCCCCGGTGCTCAAGGTCAAGCAGGCCGAGGAGATCCGGCTGCAGACCCACGACTGCTTCAGCGGCCAGCTCAAGACTGCGGCCGACACGCTCGAGACGCTCGACTGGAGCATCACGAACCCGGCCACCGGGCCGGTCTACATCGAGGACACCAAGCCTGGCGACCTGCTGCGCATCGACCTGCTCGAAGTGAAGGCCACCGGTCCCTCGGTCATGGTTGCCGTGCCCGGCGTTGGCGGCATGGGCGACATGATCACCGAGATGGAGACCACGATCCTGACCCACACCGAGGACACCGTGATCTTCAAGGACCTCATCGAGGTCAAGCAGAACCCGATGCTCGGCGTGATCGGTGTGGCCCCTGCCGAAGGCGAGATCCCCAACAGCACGCCGGGCAGCCACGGCGGCAACATGGATTGCACTCTCGTGACCACGGGCGCGAGCCTGTACCTGACAGTCGGCGTGGAGGGTGCGCTATTCGGCTGTGGCGACATGCACGCGGTCATGGGCGACGGCGAGGTCATCATCTGCGGCGCCGAGACACCCGGCGAAGTTCGACTCACCGCGCAGGTGGTGGCGATTCCCGGACTGCCGACCCCGCTCATCGAGAACGACGAGATCGTTGCGGTCATCGCCTCGGCAGAGACCGTCGACGAAGCCTACAAAGACGCTCTCAAGCTCATGCTCGGGTTCCTCAGTGACGTTGCGGGAATGCCGCTGAACGACGCAGCGATGCTCATGAGCCTGGTCGGCAACCTCAAGTTCTGCCAGATCGTGGACCCGCTCATGACCGTGCGCTTCGAGTTCCCGAAAAGCGTGCTCGCGAAGTACGGCTTCGTGATGCCGAGGTAG